A window of the Trichoderma asperellum chromosome 4, complete sequence genome harbors these coding sequences:
- a CDS encoding uncharacterized protein (EggNog:ENOG41) yields MAAREVTRPTCREDFEIAIVCTKDHEYNAVCLVLDGFWDDDGDPFGRAQGDPNTYTTGFMEGFNIVITLLCNSGKATAAGTAASLRSSYPCIKLLLLTGTCDGVPNAAGEELLLGDVVVSDTVIQYDLGRRYPDGFREKNTLEDRLGRPDKNVRNLVTVLDTDIGLRRLEEKVSSYLRKMQSRASEEPYQRRSKATYQYPGSTNDMLFESNYCHKHYDSPQCICDDYTELGDRVCGKSRMASCEQTGCDKGHLLPRKRLEHKKKLQDDGDVESAQQPSIFIGRFGSGDTSFSAGIDRDQIAQKHNIIAFETEGAGIWDELPCIIVKGVSTYGDGHRMGDKEAWENFAAATAACAARGLISRYPQTEKSLAVESKNQMEMVFKSQADIACLRDLYITSPPNDKIRIEQTKGGLLLDAYAWILKNDQYKQWIEDPSTCLLWIRGVPGKGKTMLLCGIIDQLQGSELSGNLYYFFCQATDSRLNNASSILRGLLHMLISKQPSLISYVRNEYDKSGKLIFEDSNSWVVLSQIFLRTLEDPSITDLTFIIDALDECLGDLPNLLKLIRQTSSSSRIRWLVSSRNEADIQEVLLYTENRSIVNLELNAESVSAAIKTYIDHKVELLSGKKRYQQDMRDSIREYLANNADGTFLWVALVCEMLEKAPSFDRSLESARYPRGLDNLYERMITKVCNGELDWGRRILSINTVARRPLNIQELETLTFYPESVNITVESLEKRWEEALGYCGNFLTQRKGVVYFIHQSAKDFILNKASYKLFCEGMEHINKHIFKVSISAIISTLKRDIYGLSKPGFLTSDLTSQDIPSPDPLAPVGYCCVYWIDHFEKSILLSGDSEGEELISTLLSKKYLYWLESLSLLKSMHQGQVGMRKLEKLLVSLFTQ; encoded by the coding sequence ATGGCGGCTCGTGAGGTAACGCGCCCAACGTGTCGTGAAGACTTCGAAATCGCAATCGTTTGCACCAAAGACCATGAATACAATGCTGTTTGCCTAGTACTCGATGGCTTttgggatgatgatggagatccCTTCGGTCGAGCTCAAGGAGATCCCAACACATACACGACGGGTTTTATGGAGGGGTTCAATATCGTCATCACGCTTCTATGCAACTCAGGCaaagccacagcagcaggcaCAGCGGCTAGTCTGCGATCTAGCTATCCATGCATCAAACTACTGTTGCTGACTGGAACTTGCGACGGTGTGCCAAATGCTGCGGGCGAAGAACTACTTCTCGGAGATGTAGTTGTTAGCGATACCGTTATCCAATATGACTTGGGCCGCCGTTATCCTGATGGATTCCGTGAGAAGAATACCCTCGAAGACCGTCTTGGCCGACCAGACAAAAACGTTCGGAATTTGGTTACTGTTCTTGATACAGACATAGGATTACGGCGCCTGGAAGAGAAAGTTTCATCTTATTTACGAAAGATGCAGAGTCGGGCATCTGAGGAACCATATCAGCGAAGGTCCAAGGCAACATATCAGTATCCTGGTTCAACAAACGATATGCTTTTTGAATCGAATTATTGTCACAAGCACTACGACTCACCGCAATGCATATGCGACGATTATACTGAGCTTGGCGATCGTGTATGCGGCAAATCTAGAATGGCATCCTGTGAACAAACTGGCTGTGATAAAGGCCATCTGCTCCCTCGAAAACGCCTAGAGCACAAGAAGAAACTGcaagatgatggcgatgtcgAATCTGCCCAGCAGCCATCTATTTTTATCGGAAGGTTTGGCTCTGGTGATACAAGCTTCAGTGCAGGAATTGACCGCGACCAAATTGCCCAGAAGCATAACATCATCGCTTTCGAGACAGAAGGCGCCGGGATCTGGGACGAACTACCTTGTATCATTGTCAAAGGGGTGTCCACATACGGAGATGGACATAGAATGGGCGACAAAGAAGCTTGGGAGAATTTTGCCGCCGCAACAGCTGCATGTGCCGCAAGGGGTTTGATCAGCCGCTACCCTCAGACGGAAAAGTCGCTTGCCGTGGAGTCTAAGAATCAGATGGAAATGGTTTTCAAGAGCCAGGCAGATATAGCTTGTCTCAGGGACTTGTACATCACTAGCCCACCGAACGACAAGATTCGTATTGAACAAACCAAAGGCGGTTTACTGCTGGATGCTTACGCGTGGATTTTAAAGAATGATCAATATAAACAATGGATTGAGGATCCAAGCACATGTCTCTTATGGATAAGAGGTGTCcctggaaaaggaaaaacgaTGTTGTTATGCGGCATTATCGATCAACTACAAGGATCGGAGCTTTCTGGAAACTTGTACTATTTCTTTTGCCAGGCAACAGATTCACGTCTGAATAACGCATCATCAATCTTACGTGGATTATTACATATGCTTATCTCGAAGCAGCCATCTTTGATATCATATGTCAGGAATGAGTATGACAAATCTGGGAAGTTAATATTCGAAGACTCAAATTCCTGGGTTGTTTTATCACAGATTTTTCTCAGAACACTTGAAGATCCCTCTATAACAGATCTTACCTTCATTATTGACGCTCTAGATGAGTGCCTGGGAGATTTACCGAATCTTCTCAAGTTAATAAGGCaaacttcatcatcttctcgaaTACGATGGCTTGTATCAAGTCGTAATGAGGCAGATATTCAAGAAGTGTTACTGTATACCGAGAACCGGTCAATTGTAAACCTTGAGCTTAACGCAGAATCCGTATCGGCTGCTATAAAGACTTACATCGACCATAAAGTGGAACTTTTAtctggaaagaaaagatatcAGCAGGACATGAGAGACTCGATACGAGAATATCTTGCCAATAATGCGGATGGCACTTTTCTTTGGGTCGCATTGGTCTGCGAGATGCTTGAAAAAGCTCCATCTTTTGACCGAAGTCTAGAATCAGCCAGATATCCCCGGGGACTTGATAACCTTTATGAGCGCATGATAACGAAGGTTTGCAATGGCGAGTTAGACTGGGGCAGGCGAATCCTATCCATCAATACTGTTGCGCGCCGACCACTCAACATACAAGAGCTTGAAACTTTGACTTTTTATCCCGAGAGTGTCAACATCACAGTCGAATCTTTAGAGAAACGTTGGGAAGAAGCGCTAGGCTATTGCGGCAATTTTCTAACTCAGAGAAAAGGCGTCGTCTACTTTATTCACCAATCTGCGAAAGACTTCATTCTTAATAAAGCATCCTACAAGCTGTTTTGCGAGGGCATGGAACATATCAACAAACACATATTCAAAGTTTCTATCTCTGCGATAATATCCACTTTAAAACGCGATATTTATGGCCTGTCTAAACCAGGTTTTCTGACTAGTGACCTCACTAGCCAAGACATCCCAAGTCCTGACCCACTTGCTCCGGTTGGATACTGCTGTGTCTATTGGATCGATCATTTTGAGAAGTCAATTTTGCTATCCGGGGATAGCGAAGGCG